The following coding sequences are from one Achromobacter sp. B7 window:
- a CDS encoding DUF779 domain-containing protein, with protein MEAPTPRVVATDQARQLIDTLRAKHGPLMFHQSGGCCDGSSPMCYAQGEFMVGGSDVLLGQLEGCPFYMGEDQFAYWEHTQLIIDAVPGRGGAFSLDSAEGKRFLLRSRLYSDEEWARVAPVTKG; from the coding sequence ATGGAAGCACCCACCCCGCGCGTCGTCGCCACCGACCAAGCGCGCCAACTGATCGACACCTTGCGCGCCAAGCACGGCCCGCTGATGTTCCACCAATCGGGCGGCTGCTGCGATGGCAGCTCACCCATGTGCTATGCCCAGGGCGAATTCATGGTCGGGGGCTCGGACGTGCTGCTGGGCCAGCTGGAAGGCTGCCCGTTCTACATGGGCGAGGACCAGTTTGCGTACTGGGAGCACACCCAGCTCATCATCGACGCGGTGCCCGGGCGCGGCGGGGCATTCTCGCTGGATAGCGCGGAAGGCAAGCGCTTCCTGCTGCGATCGCGCCTGTACTCGGACGAGGAATGGGCGCGCGTGGCGCCCGTTACGAAGGGCTGA
- the trpE gene encoding anthranilate synthase component I — MTEIEFKALAAQGYNRIPLVAETYADLDTPLGIYLKLAHAGPLAGRMTCLMESVVGGERFGRYSFIGLPARTVIRASGTLTEVLHDGKIVETHEGDPLAFIEQYQSRFKVALRPGMPRFCGGLAGYFGYDTVRHIEPCLGPAVKPFPAGMEGGTPDLMLMHVDELVIVDNLAGRIYLMVYADPSQPESYSRAQQRLHDLRARLRRPVEIPYSHASMQTEERRDFKKEDYLAAVHRAKEHIAAGDLMQVQIGQVIAKPFRDSPLSLYRALRSLNPSPYMYFWNFGDFQVVGASPEILVRQERVVDNGVPKSQITIRPLAGTRKRGATPEEDAALAAELKADPKEVAEHVMLIDLARNDVGRVAEVGSVKVSDTMVIERYSHVMHLVSNVTGNLNPGMSSMDVLRASFPAGTLTGAPKVEAMKIIDELEPVRRGIYGGAAGYLSYGGEMDVAIAIRTGVIKDGTLYVQAAAGIVADSNPEAEYAETEAKARAVLRAAEQVQHGLDEPI; from the coding sequence ATGACCGAAATCGAATTCAAGGCCCTCGCCGCTCAAGGCTACAACCGCATCCCGCTGGTGGCCGAGACCTACGCCGACCTGGACACCCCGTTGGGCATCTACCTGAAGCTGGCGCACGCAGGCCCCTTGGCCGGCCGCATGACCTGCCTGATGGAATCGGTGGTGGGCGGCGAGCGCTTCGGGCGCTATTCCTTCATCGGCCTGCCCGCCCGCACCGTGATCCGCGCCAGCGGCACGCTGACCGAAGTGCTGCACGACGGCAAGATCGTGGAAACGCACGAAGGCGATCCGCTTGCCTTCATCGAGCAATACCAAAGCCGTTTCAAGGTGGCGCTGCGCCCCGGCATGCCGCGCTTTTGCGGCGGCCTGGCTGGCTACTTCGGCTACGACACGGTGCGCCACATCGAGCCCTGCCTGGGCCCTGCCGTCAAGCCGTTCCCGGCCGGCATGGAGGGCGGTACGCCCGACCTGATGCTGATGCATGTGGACGAATTGGTCATCGTCGACAACCTGGCGGGCCGCATCTACCTGATGGTGTACGCCGACCCGAGCCAGCCCGAATCCTACAGCCGCGCCCAGCAGCGCCTGCACGATCTGCGCGCGCGCCTGCGACGCCCCGTGGAAATTCCGTACAGCCACGCCAGCATGCAGACCGAAGAGCGGCGCGATTTCAAGAAAGAAGACTATCTGGCCGCCGTACACCGCGCCAAGGAACACATCGCCGCCGGCGACCTGATGCAGGTGCAGATCGGCCAGGTCATCGCCAAGCCGTTCCGCGATTCGCCGCTGTCGCTGTACCGCGCGCTGCGCTCGCTGAACCCCTCACCCTATATGTACTTCTGGAACTTCGGTGACTTCCAGGTGGTGGGCGCCTCGCCCGAGATCCTGGTGCGCCAGGAGCGCGTGGTGGACAACGGCGTGCCCAAGTCGCAGATCACCATCCGCCCGCTGGCCGGCACCCGCAAGCGCGGCGCAACGCCCGAGGAAGACGCGGCACTGGCCGCCGAATTGAAGGCCGACCCCAAGGAAGTGGCCGAACACGTGATGCTGATCGACTTGGCGCGCAACGATGTGGGCCGCGTGGCCGAGGTGGGCTCGGTCAAGGTCAGCGACACCATGGTCATCGAACGCTATTCGCACGTGATGCACCTGGTGTCCAACGTGACGGGCAACCTGAACCCCGGCATGAGCAGCATGGACGTGCTGCGCGCGTCCTTTCCCGCCGGCACGCTGACGGGCGCGCCCAAGGTCGAGGCCATGAAGATCATCGACGAACTGGAACCCGTGCGCCGCGGCATCTACGGCGGGGCTGCCGGCTACCTGAGCTATGGCGGCGAAATGGACGTGGCCATCGCCATCCGCACCGGCGTCATCAAGGACGGCACGCTGTATGTGCAGGCCGCCGCCGGCATCGTGGCCGACTCGAACCCCGAGGCCGAATACGCCGAAACCGAAGCCAAGGCCCGCGCCGTACTGCGCGCCGCCGAACAGGTCCAGCACGGCCTGGACGAACCCATCTGA
- the trpD gene encoding anthranilate phosphoribosyltransferase, whose amino-acid sequence MTISPTEALTRCIEHREIFHDEMLHLMRMLMRGEMSPQIASALLMGLRVKKETIGEITAAAQVMREFATPVVTPNPQDLLDMCGTGGDGSHTFNISTTAMFVAAAAGVPIAKHGNRSASSSSGSADVLEALGANLVLSPEEVAECIQATGIGFMFAPAHHGAMKNVAAVRKELAVRTIFNILGPLTNPAGAANQLMGVFHPDLVGIQVRVLERLGSRHVLVVHGKDGMDEASLGGATLVGELKDGQIREYEIHPEDYGLSMMSNRSIKVSNREQSRELVIEALENVEGTARDIVALNAGLAIYAGNKADSIPEALALAFEMIATGAARAKLEEFCAYTRKFQK is encoded by the coding sequence GTGACCATTTCCCCCACCGAAGCCCTGACGCGCTGCATCGAACACCGCGAAATTTTCCACGACGAAATGCTGCATCTGATGCGCATGCTGATGCGCGGCGAGATGTCGCCGCAGATCGCCAGCGCGCTCTTGATGGGCCTGCGCGTCAAGAAGGAAACCATCGGCGAAATCACCGCCGCCGCGCAGGTCATGCGTGAATTCGCCACGCCCGTGGTCACGCCCAATCCGCAAGACCTGCTGGATATGTGCGGCACGGGCGGGGACGGCAGCCACACGTTCAACATCTCGACCACCGCCATGTTCGTGGCGGCGGCGGCTGGCGTGCCGATCGCCAAGCACGGCAATCGCAGCGCGTCTTCGTCCAGCGGCAGCGCCGACGTGCTGGAAGCGCTGGGCGCCAACCTGGTCCTGTCGCCCGAGGAAGTGGCCGAATGCATCCAGGCCACCGGCATCGGCTTCATGTTCGCGCCCGCGCATCACGGCGCCATGAAGAACGTGGCCGCCGTGCGCAAGGAATTGGCCGTGCGCACCATCTTCAATATTCTGGGTCCCCTGACCAACCCGGCCGGCGCCGCCAACCAGTTGATGGGGGTGTTCCACCCGGACTTGGTGGGCATTCAGGTGCGCGTGCTGGAACGCCTGGGTTCGCGCCACGTGCTGGTGGTGCACGGCAAGGACGGGATGGACGAAGCGTCGTTGGGCGGGGCCACGCTGGTGGGCGAGCTGAAAGATGGTCAAATACGGGAATATGAAATCCATCCCGAAGACTACGGGCTATCCATGATGTCCAACCGGTCCATCAAGGTGTCCAATCGCGAGCAGTCACGCGAACTTGTCATCGAGGCGCTGGAAAATGTCGAGGGCACGGCCCGCGACATCGTCGCCCTGAACGCAGGACTTGCCATCTACGCCGGCAATAAAGCCGATTCCATTCCCGAAGCCTTAGCGCTAGCATTTGAAATGATCGCCACCGGCGCGGCGCGAGCCAAGCTGGAAGAATTCTGCGCATATACCCGGAAATTCCAGAAATGA
- the rpe gene encoding ribulose-phosphate 3-epimerase yields MPSPIPNIMSTSTASTRITPSILSADFARLGEEVRNVVAAGADWIHVDVMDNHYVPNLTIGPMVCAAIRPHVQVPIDVHLMVEPVDDLVPMFAKAGADYISFHPDASRHVDRTLSLIRENGCKAGLVFNPATPLSYLDYVMDKIDLILIMSVNPGFGGQSFIPGTLAKLREARARIDAWTQAGGQEIVLQVDGGVKIDNIAEIRRAGADTFVAGSAIFGKPDYAGIIKSMREQIAIGETTAV; encoded by the coding sequence ATGCCCTCCCCGATCCCGAACATCATGTCTACCTCCACGGCCTCCACCCGCATCACCCCCAGTATCCTGTCGGCTGACTTCGCCCGCCTGGGCGAGGAAGTCCGCAACGTCGTCGCCGCCGGTGCCGACTGGATACACGTGGACGTGATGGACAACCACTATGTCCCCAACCTGACCATCGGCCCGATGGTGTGCGCCGCCATCCGGCCCCATGTGCAAGTGCCGATCGACGTGCATCTGATGGTCGAGCCGGTGGATGACCTGGTCCCGATGTTCGCCAAGGCAGGCGCCGACTACATCAGCTTTCACCCGGACGCCAGCCGCCACGTGGACCGCACGCTGTCGCTGATCCGCGAAAACGGCTGTAAGGCCGGGCTGGTATTCAACCCCGCCACGCCGCTGTCCTACCTGGACTACGTCATGGACAAGATTGACCTGATCCTGATCATGTCGGTGAACCCGGGCTTTGGCGGCCAGAGCTTCATTCCCGGCACGCTGGCAAAGTTGCGCGAAGCACGCGCCCGGATCGACGCCTGGACGCAGGCCGGCGGGCAGGAAATCGTGCTGCAGGTGGACGGCGGCGTCAAAATCGACAACATCGCCGAAATTCGCCGCGCGGGCGCCGACACCTTTGTGGCCGGCTCGGCCATTTTCGGCAAGCCCGACTACGCCGGCATCATCAAATCCATGCGCGAACAGATCGCCATCGGCGAAACCACCGCCGTCTAA
- a CDS encoding aminodeoxychorismate/anthranilate synthase component II, with the protein MLLMIDNYDSFTYNLVQYFGELGEDVRVARNDQITLEEIASLNPDRICVSPGPCSPAEAGISVAAIQAFAGKKPILGVCLGHQAIGAAYGGNIVRAQQIMHGKTVQISHTGTDIFTDLPTPYTVIRYNSLTIDPATLPDCLAVTATAPDGDIMGVRHKTLPLYGVQFHPESVLSEHGHALLRNFLNLA; encoded by the coding sequence ATGCTGTTGATGATTGATAACTACGATTCGTTTACCTACAACCTGGTGCAGTACTTTGGCGAACTGGGCGAAGACGTGCGCGTGGCGCGCAACGACCAGATCACTCTTGAAGAGATTGCCTCGCTGAACCCGGACCGCATCTGCGTGTCCCCCGGCCCGTGCTCGCCCGCGGAAGCCGGCATCTCGGTGGCCGCCATCCAGGCCTTTGCCGGCAAGAAGCCGATTCTGGGCGTGTGCCTGGGCCACCAGGCCATCGGCGCGGCCTACGGCGGCAACATCGTGCGCGCCCAGCAAATCATGCACGGCAAGACGGTGCAAATTTCGCACACCGGCACCGATATCTTCACCGACTTGCCCACGCCCTACACCGTGATCCGTTACAACTCACTGACCATCGACCCCGCCACCCTGCCCGACTGCCTGGCGGTCACCGCCACCGCGCCCGACGGCGACATCATGGGCGTGCGTCACAAGACCCTGCCGCTGTACGGAGTACAGTTTCATCCCGAGTCGGTGCTCAGCGAACATGGCCATGCCCTGCTGCGCAATTTTCTGAACCTCGCCTAA
- the apaG gene encoding Co2+/Mg2+ efflux protein ApaG, with protein sequence MKPYDLSVSVSPRFVPEQSDPGEQQFVFAYTVRITNTGEHPAQVISRHWVITDGNQRVQEVRGLGIVGQQPLLAPGETFEYTSGCPLPTPVGTMRGTYHCVGENGIPFEVPISEFVLAMPRTLH encoded by the coding sequence GTGAAACCTTACGACCTGAGCGTCTCTGTCTCTCCGCGCTTCGTGCCTGAACAGTCCGATCCGGGCGAACAGCAATTCGTGTTTGCCTATACCGTTCGCATCACCAACACCGGCGAACATCCCGCCCAGGTGATCAGCCGCCATTGGGTCATCACCGACGGCAACCAGCGCGTGCAGGAAGTGCGCGGGCTGGGCATCGTGGGCCAGCAACCGTTGCTGGCGCCCGGCGAAACCTTCGAATACACCAGCGGCTGTCCGCTGCCCACCCCCGTGGGCACCATGCGCGGCACCTATCACTGCGTTGGCGAGAACGGCATCCCGTTCGAAGTGCCGATCTCCGAATTCGTCCTGGCCATGCCGCGCACCCTGCATTGA
- a CDS encoding sigma-54-dependent Fis family transcriptional regulator, translating into MASQSRQHALTQARLLFNQQGAVPGGIVAEPILRSWRRCADLGFDMRGVRRAELMTQGELREAQQRNEALRRLSEPAMSYLRRQAGGSGNLVILSDAQGLVLDSDGDSGFASRASRVALMPGAPWDEAAAGTNAIGTALVEGRPIAVHGAEHYFEPNRILTCAAVPITDSEGRTLGVLDLSSQARDVRPDVLALVRAAVDVIEHRLFEQAYEHYAVLRLHDDPTGLGAPGEGLLAFQGDLLIGANRRALQALGLAPTALGVYRYADVFDGELERCPDASGRVLARSGAGYHARLRQPRSRPPQPTARALPAAAVRPAAPSFDAATLGALARAVHLSDAGVSLLLQGETGVGKEVFAREVHARGKRASGPFVAVNCAALPESLIESELFGYEDGAFTGARRQGSKGLLRQAHGGVLFLDEIGDMPLLLQSRLLRVLQTREVSPLGAARPVPVDFALVCATHRPLAHEGSDAPVRPDLYFRIAEYTVTLEPLRARADRLELLRALWAAQGPGPVLPPSIEARLAGYSWPGNYRQLVAVLRTLHVLAGPSGVVDVDMLPAELLQSPATSDPTQDAPTTDSGAADLQSMTDTAIRDTLAAHGGNVSRAARALGVHRSTVYRRAGNLVVPRPR; encoded by the coding sequence ATGGCCAGTCAATCTCGTCAGCACGCGCTGACGCAAGCGCGCCTGCTGTTCAACCAGCAGGGCGCCGTGCCCGGCGGCATCGTTGCCGAGCCCATCCTGCGGTCCTGGCGCCGATGCGCCGACCTGGGCTTTGACATGCGCGGCGTGCGGCGTGCCGAGCTCATGACGCAAGGCGAACTGCGCGAGGCCCAGCAGCGCAACGAAGCGCTGCGCCGCTTGTCTGAACCCGCCATGTCCTACCTGCGCCGCCAGGCCGGCGGCAGCGGCAATCTTGTGATTCTGTCGGACGCCCAGGGCCTGGTGCTGGATAGCGACGGCGATAGCGGTTTTGCCAGCCGCGCATCGCGCGTGGCGCTGATGCCGGGCGCGCCGTGGGATGAAGCGGCGGCGGGCACCAACGCCATCGGAACGGCTTTGGTCGAAGGCCGACCCATTGCCGTGCATGGCGCGGAACATTATTTCGAACCCAATCGCATCCTGACCTGCGCGGCGGTGCCCATCACCGACAGCGAAGGGCGCACGCTGGGCGTGCTGGATTTGTCCAGCCAGGCGCGCGATGTCCGCCCCGACGTGCTGGCGCTGGTGCGCGCGGCCGTGGACGTCATCGAACACCGCCTGTTTGAACAGGCTTATGAACACTACGCGGTGCTGCGTCTGCACGACGACCCGACCGGGCTGGGCGCGCCCGGCGAAGGCTTGCTGGCATTTCAGGGCGACCTGCTGATCGGCGCGAACCGCCGTGCGTTGCAGGCATTGGGTCTGGCCCCCACCGCACTGGGCGTGTATCGCTACGCCGACGTGTTCGACGGCGAACTGGAACGCTGCCCCGACGCGTCCGGCCGGGTGCTGGCGCGATCGGGCGCCGGCTACCACGCGCGCTTGCGTCAGCCGCGTTCGCGGCCGCCGCAGCCCACGGCGCGGGCTCTGCCCGCCGCCGCCGTCCGGCCGGCGGCGCCCAGCTTCGATGCCGCCACGCTGGGTGCGCTGGCGCGTGCGGTGCATTTGTCGGACGCGGGCGTTTCCCTATTGCTGCAAGGCGAAACCGGCGTCGGCAAGGAAGTGTTCGCCCGCGAAGTACACGCGCGAGGCAAGCGCGCATCGGGCCCCTTCGTGGCGGTCAATTGCGCGGCGCTGCCCGAAAGCCTGATTGAATCCGAACTGTTCGGCTACGAAGACGGCGCCTTCACCGGGGCGCGCCGGCAAGGCAGCAAGGGCTTGCTGCGCCAGGCGCATGGTGGGGTGTTGTTCCTGGATGAAATTGGCGACATGCCGCTGCTGCTGCAATCACGCTTGCTGCGGGTGCTGCAAACGCGCGAAGTGTCGCCGCTGGGGGCGGCGCGGCCGGTGCCGGTGGACTTTGCGCTGGTGTGCGCCACCCATCGCCCGCTGGCGCACGAAGGGTCCGATGCGCCGGTGCGCCCGGACCTGTATTTCCGCATTGCCGAATACACGGTCACGCTGGAACCACTGCGCGCCCGCGCCGACCGCCTGGAATTGCTGCGCGCGTTGTGGGCGGCGCAAGGCCCGGGGCCGGTGCTGCCACCGTCAATCGAAGCCCGGCTGGCCGGGTATTCGTGGCCGGGCAATTACCGGCAATTGGTAGCGGTGCTGCGCACCTTGCATGTGTTGGCCGGTCCGTCGGGCGTGGTCGATGTCGACATGCTGCCCGCCGAGCTGTTGCAGTCACCCGCCACATCCGACCCCACGCAGGACGCGCCGACGACGGACAGCGGCGCGGCGGATCTGCAATCGATGACCGATACCGCCATTCGGGATACGCTGGCCGCGCATGGCGGCAACGTCAGCCGAGCGGCGCGCGCGTTGGGTGTGCACCGCAGCACCGTGTATCGGCGCGCGGGCAATCTGGTTGTGCCGCGTCCGCGATAG
- the adh gene encoding aldehyde dehydrogenase — translation MDIATRITPDTYGTRLDLKTQYDNFIDGKWQKPADGEYFDNVTPVTGQVLTRNARSKERDVDLALDAAHRAAPKWGATPAAERARMLMQIADVMQANLERLATAETWDNGKPIREARAADIPLAIDHFRYFASCIRSQEGGLSEIDSDTVAYHFNEPLGVVGQIIPWNFPILMAAWKLAPALAAGNCVVLKPAEQTPLGILLLMELIGDILPPGVLNVVTGFGLEAGKPLASSKRIAKIAFTGETTTGRLIMQYASQNIIPVTLELGGKSPNIFFADVAAQDDDFLDKAVEGFVMFALNQGEVCTCPSRALIQESLYDKFMERALKRVADIKQGNPLDGDTMLGAQASTEQLEKILSYLDIGKQEGADVLAGGSRAQMQGALEGGYYVQPTVFKGHNKMRVFQEEIFGPVVAVTTFKDADDALALANDTLYGLGAGVWSRDANTCYRMGRAIKAGRVWTNCYHAYPAHAAFGGYKQSGIGRENHKMMLNHYQQTKNLLVSYSPKKLGFF, via the coding sequence ATGGACATCGCGACCCGCATCACCCCGGACACGTATGGCACCCGTCTGGACCTGAAAACGCAGTACGACAACTTCATCGACGGCAAGTGGCAAAAGCCGGCGGATGGCGAGTACTTCGACAACGTCACGCCCGTCACCGGCCAGGTGCTGACGCGCAACGCGCGTTCGAAGGAGCGCGATGTGGACCTGGCGCTGGACGCCGCCCACCGCGCCGCGCCGAAATGGGGAGCGACCCCGGCCGCTGAACGTGCCCGCATGCTGATGCAGATCGCCGACGTGATGCAAGCCAACCTGGAACGCCTGGCCACCGCCGAAACCTGGGACAACGGCAAGCCCATCCGCGAAGCGCGCGCCGCCGACATCCCGCTGGCCATCGACCACTTCCGCTACTTCGCCTCGTGCATCCGCAGCCAGGAAGGCGGCCTGTCGGAAATCGATAGCGACACCGTGGCCTACCACTTCAACGAGCCGCTGGGCGTGGTCGGACAGATCATTCCGTGGAACTTTCCCATCCTGATGGCGGCGTGGAAGCTGGCGCCCGCGCTGGCCGCGGGCAATTGCGTGGTGCTCAAGCCCGCCGAGCAGACCCCGCTGGGCATCCTGCTGCTGATGGAACTGATTGGCGACATCCTGCCCCCGGGCGTGCTGAACGTGGTGACGGGCTTCGGTCTGGAAGCCGGCAAGCCGCTGGCCTCCAGCAAGCGCATCGCCAAGATCGCCTTCACCGGCGAGACCACCACCGGCCGGCTGATCATGCAGTACGCGTCGCAGAACATCATCCCCGTCACGCTGGAGCTGGGCGGCAAGTCGCCCAACATTTTCTTTGCCGATGTGGCGGCGCAAGATGACGACTTTCTGGACAAGGCGGTCGAGGGCTTCGTGATGTTTGCGCTGAACCAGGGCGAGGTGTGCACGTGCCCCAGCCGCGCGTTGATCCAGGAATCGCTGTACGACAAGTTCATGGAACGCGCGCTTAAGCGCGTGGCCGACATCAAGCAGGGCAACCCGCTTGACGGCGACACCATGCTGGGCGCGCAGGCGTCCACCGAGCAACTGGAAAAAATCCTGTCTTACCTGGATATCGGCAAGCAGGAAGGCGCCGACGTGCTGGCGGGCGGCTCGCGGGCGCAGATGCAAGGCGCGTTGGAAGGCGGCTACTACGTGCAGCCCACGGTGTTCAAGGGCCACAACAAGATGCGCGTGTTCCAGGAAGAAATCTTCGGGCCGGTCGTGGCGGTAACCACGTTCAAGGATGCCGACGACGCGCTGGCGCTGGCCAACGACACGCTGTACGGCCTGGGCGCGGGCGTGTGGTCACGCGATGCCAACACGTGCTACCGGATGGGGCGCGCGATCAAGGCGGGCCGCGTGTGGACGAACTGCTATCACGCCTATCCCGCGCATGCGGCGTTTGGCGGATACAAGCAGTCGGGCATCGGGCGTGAAAATCACAAGATGATGCTCAACCACTATCAGCAGACGAAGAACCTGCTGGTGAGCTATTCGCCCAAGAAGCTGGGTTTCTTCTGA
- the trpC gene encoding indole-3-glycerol phosphate synthase TrpC, with amino-acid sequence MNDILAKILAVKVEEVAAARQMRSEAEVLREAQARQDVRGFAQAIEDKISQGKAGVIAEIKKASPSKGVLRDTFAPADIASSYAVHGAACLSVLTDVQFFQGSHDHLRQARAACSLPVLRKDFVIDSYQIIAARAMGADCVLLIVAALTPTQLRDYETLAMELGMDVLVEVHDARELDVALTMKTPLLGINNRNLRTFETSLKNTLDLLPNIPAGKRVVTESGILKPEDVKLMRDNKVNAFLVGEAFMRAKDPGAELARLVG; translated from the coding sequence ATGAACGATATTCTTGCGAAGATCCTCGCCGTCAAGGTCGAGGAAGTCGCCGCCGCCCGCCAGATGCGCAGCGAAGCCGAAGTCCTGCGCGAAGCGCAGGCGCGCCAGGACGTGCGCGGCTTTGCCCAAGCCATCGAAGACAAGATCTCGCAAGGCAAGGCCGGCGTCATCGCTGAAATCAAGAAAGCCTCGCCCTCCAAGGGCGTGCTGCGCGACACCTTCGCCCCCGCCGACATCGCCTCATCCTATGCGGTGCATGGCGCGGCCTGCCTGTCGGTGCTGACCGATGTGCAGTTCTTCCAGGGTTCGCACGACCACCTGCGCCAGGCGCGCGCGGCGTGCTCGCTGCCCGTGCTGCGCAAAGACTTCGTGATCGATTCCTACCAGATCATCGCCGCGCGCGCGATGGGCGCCGACTGCGTGCTGCTGATCGTGGCCGCGCTGACGCCGACGCAATTGCGCGACTACGAAACGCTGGCGATGGAACTGGGCATGGACGTGCTGGTGGAAGTGCACGATGCCCGCGAACTGGACGTGGCATTGACGATGAAGACGCCGCTTCTGGGCATCAACAACCGCAACCTGCGCACCTTCGAAACCAGCCTGAAGAACACGCTGGACCTGCTGCCCAACATTCCGGCGGGCAAGCGCGTCGTCACGGAAAGCGGCATTCTCAAGCCCGAAGACGTCAAGCTGATGCGCGACAACAAGGTCAATGCCTTTCTGGTGGGCGAGGCCTTCATGCGCGCCAAGGACCCCGGCGCGGAACTCGCGCGTCTGGTCGGCTAG
- a CDS encoding 2-hydroxychromene-2-carboxylate isomerase, with product MNASLPDSPRMQMWFDFASPYSYLAILRVQALAESAGVVVDLRPFLLGPIFQAQGWNDSPFRLFPGKGAYMMRDIARLADKYGITYNRPRLFPRMSVLPARIALLGQDEPWCRDFCVAVFRANFQDDLDIQSEDVVHGLLQDLGLDADALIARGKSEAAKEALRRQVDRARDLGLFGAPTFFAGSEMFWGNDRLEDALQWARDRVGAGDVALGDQDNSVSPS from the coding sequence ATGAACGCGTCTTTGCCCGACTCGCCCCGCATGCAGATGTGGTTCGATTTCGCCAGCCCTTACAGCTATCTGGCCATCTTGCGCGTGCAGGCGCTAGCGGAAAGCGCGGGCGTGGTGGTGGACTTGCGCCCCTTTTTGCTGGGGCCGATTTTCCAGGCCCAGGGCTGGAACGATTCTCCGTTTCGCCTGTTCCCGGGCAAGGGCGCCTACATGATGCGGGACATTGCCCGCCTGGCCGACAAATACGGCATTACCTACAACCGCCCGCGACTGTTCCCGCGCATGAGCGTGCTGCCGGCGCGCATCGCCCTGCTGGGCCAGGATGAACCGTGGTGCCGCGATTTCTGCGTGGCGGTATTTCGCGCGAATTTCCAGGACGACCTGGACATCCAGTCCGAAGACGTGGTGCATGGCCTGCTGCAAGACCTGGGGCTGGACGCCGATGCGCTGATCGCGCGCGGCAAGTCCGAAGCCGCCAAGGAAGCGCTGCGCCGTCAGGTGGACCGCGCGCGGGACCTGGGCCTGTTCGGCGCGCCCACGTTTTTTGCGGGCAGCGAAATGTTCTGGGGCAATGATCGCCTGGAAGACGCGCTGCAATGGGCGCGCGATCGGGTAGGCGCCGGCGACGTTGCCTTGGGTGACCAGGACAATTCCGTCAGCCCTTCGTAA
- a CDS encoding phosphoglycolate phosphatase, with protein sequence MTAFRAALLDLDGTLLDSIPDLAFAANAMRVDLGLTVLREDVVATFVGKGVDNLVRRSLAGSLDAPDPSAEEFARARDSFYRHYHLVNGERAQVYPGVIDGLKHMRDQGLKLAVVTNKPTEFTLPLLQRTGLAGFFDAVVCGDTCVRRKPDPDQVLHACELLGVAVTEAVTIGDSINDAQAGRTAGTQVLVVPYGYNEGRDVRELDVDGIVDTLVNAAQWVALWNQNQNAAKIAS encoded by the coding sequence ATGACCGCTTTTCGCGCCGCGCTGCTGGACCTGGACGGCACCCTGCTGGACTCCATCCCCGACCTGGCGTTCGCCGCCAACGCCATGCGCGTCGACCTGGGCCTGACCGTGCTGCGTGAAGACGTGGTTGCCACGTTTGTCGGCAAGGGCGTGGACAACCTGGTCCGCCGCAGCCTGGCGGGCAGCCTGGACGCACCCGACCCGTCGGCCGAGGAATTCGCCCGCGCCCGCGACTCCTTCTACCGGCACTATCACCTGGTCAACGGCGAACGCGCCCAGGTCTACCCCGGCGTGATCGACGGCCTGAAGCACATGCGCGACCAGGGCCTGAAACTGGCTGTGGTCACCAACAAGCCCACCGAATTCACCCTGCCGCTATTGCAGCGCACGGGTTTGGCGGGCTTTTTCGACGCCGTGGTCTGCGGCGACACCTGCGTGCGCCGCAAGCCCGACCCCGACCAGGTGCTGCACGCCTGCGAACTGCTGGGCGTGGCGGTGACCGAGGCCGTCACCATCGGCGACTCGATCAACGATGCCCAGGCGGGCCGCACGGCCGGTACGCAAGTGCTGGTGGTGCCTTATGGCTACAACGAAGGCCGGGACGTGCGGGAGCTGGATGTCGATGGTATAGTGGACACGCTTGTCAACGCCGCTCAGTGGGTTGCGCTCTGGAACCAAAACCAGAACGCCGCAAAAATCGCTTCCTGA